One stretch of Ipomoea triloba cultivar NCNSP0323 chromosome 8, ASM357664v1 DNA includes these proteins:
- the LOC116027312 gene encoding purple acid phosphatase 1-like → MGYLKLGFLCLGLGLILSFSLLCDAGVTSSYARKNGLSSESSDIDDMPLDSDVFRVPPGYNAPQQVHITQGDYEGKGVIISWVTPEEPGSKTVVYWAENSSVKRRADGVVVTYKYYNYTSGYIHHCTINDLEYDTKYYYELGSGDAKRQFWFVTPPKPGPDVPYTFGLIGDLGQTYDSNTTLTHYELNPVKGQSLLFVGDLSYADRYPNHDNNRWDTWGRFVERSTAYQPWIWTAGNHEIDFVPDIGETVPFKPYTHRFFMPFESSGSTSPLWYSIKRASAHIIVMSSYSAYGTYTPQWKWLQGELPKVNRSETPWLIVLMHCPMYSSYVHHYMEGETMRVLYEPWFVEYKVDVVFAGHVHSYERTERVSNVAYNIVNGLCSPKNDSSAPVYITIGDGGNSEGLATEMTQPQPSYSAYREASFGHGIFDIKNRTHAHFGWHRNQDGLAVEGDSLWFINRYWMSKEEASVSAV, encoded by the exons ATGGGTTACTTAAAGCTTGGATTTTTATGCTTGGGGTTGGGCTTGATCTTGAGTTTTTCTCTGTTGTGTGATGCTGGGGTTACCAGTAGCTATGCGAGGAAGAATGGGTTGAGCTCAGAATCCTCAGATATTGATGATATGCCTTTGGATAGTGATGTCTTCAGAGTCCCTCCTGGTTACAATGCCCCCCAGCAG GTCCATATAACACAAGGGGATTATGAAGGGAAAGGTGTGATTATCTCTTGGGTTACACCCGAGGAACCTGGCTCGAAAACGGTGGTTTATTGGGCCGAGAATAGCAGTGTCAAGAGGCGTGCAGATGGCGTCGTTGTGACCTACAAGTATTATAATTACACATCCGGCTATATTCATCACTGCACCATCAACGATTTAGAG TATGATACAAAATACTATTATGAACTAGGGTCCGGGGATGCAAAACGACAGTTTTGGTTTGTTACTCCTCCAAAACCTGGACCGGATGTTCCCTATACGTTTGGTTTAATAG GGGATCTCGGTCAGACTTATGATTCCAACACCACATTGACGCATTACGAATTGAACCCTGTAAAGGGACAATCGTTGTTATTTGTTGGTGACCTTTCGTATGCGGATAGGTATCCGAATCATGATAACAACAGATGGGATACGTGGGGAAGGTTTGTGGAGAGAAGTACTGCATATCAACCGTGGATTTGGACTGCTGGAAATCACGAAATTGATTTTGTTCCCGATATT GGTGAAACTGTGCCGTTCAAACCTTACACGCATCGATTTTTTATGCCATTTGAATCATCGGGGAGTACTTCTCCTCTTTGGTACTCGATAAAAAGAGCTTCAGCGCATATCATTGTCATGTCTTCTTACTCAGCTTATG GTACATACACTCCTCAGTGGAAATGGTTGCAAGGCGAACTACCTAAAGTTAACAGAAGCGAGACGCCATGGCTAATCGTGCTCATGCATTGCCCGATGTATAGTAGCTATGTGCATCACTATATGGAAGGGGAAACGATGCGAGTGCTATATGAACCCTGGTTCGTGGAGTACAAAGTCGATGTTGTCTTTGCTGGTCACGTTCACTCCTACGAACGAACT GAACGTGTATCAAATGTCGCCTACAACATTGTAAACGGGTTGTGCAGTCCAAAGAACGACAGCTCTGCCCCCGTTTATATCACTATAGGAGACGGGGGGAATTCAGAAGGATTAGCCACCGA GATGACACAGCCACAGCCGAGTTACTCTGCTTACCGTGAAGCCAGCTTTGGCCATGGCATCTTCGATATCAAGAACAGGACTCACGCGCATTTTGGTTGGCATCGCAATCAAGACGGGCTCGCGGTTGAAGGTGACTCGCTGTGGTTCATTAACAGGTATTGGATGTCAAAGGAAGAGGCATCTGTATCTGCAGTGTGA
- the LOC116026733 gene encoding zingipain-2 produces MGWLWRFLLIGSLFQAPFCASSSISDLFDDWCRQHGRAYSSDQERQHRLGVFEDNYDYVVQHNGARNSSYTLALNAFADLTHHEFKAAYLGLSASGNDGLIRLNRGSDSGSNVVGDSDDVPASLDWRAKGAVTEVKDQGSCGACWSFSATGAMEGINQIVTGSLISLSEQELIDCDKSYNSGCEGGLMDYAYEFVVKNKGIDTEDDYPYKGKDNTCNNNKLKKHVVTIDGYTDVPSGNEKKLLQAVASQPVSVGICGSERAFQLYSGGVFTGPCSTDLDHAVLIVGYDSENGDDYWIVKNSWGTSWGIKGYMYMQRNTGTPEGMCGINTLASYPIKTSPNPPSPSPGPGPTKCSLFTFCDSDETCCCAWRFLGICFSWKCCASDSAVCCSDGKHCCPSDYPICDTTRNICLKQNGNVTLALRHGTTGRPSSIKEY; encoded by the exons ATGGGTTGGCTGTGGCGGTTTCTGTTGATTGGGTCACTGTTTCAGGCACCCTTTTGCGCATCCTCGTCAATCTCCGACCTGTTCGACGATTGGTGCCGGCAGCATGGGAGAGCGTACTCCTCGGATCAAGAACGGCAGCACAGGCTGGGAGTGTTCGAGGATAACTATGATTATGTCGTGCAGCACAACGGCGCGAGGAATTCCAGTTATACCCTTGCCCTCAACGCCTTTGCGGATCTCACTCACCATGAGTTCAAGGCGGCGTACCTGGGGCTCTCGGCTTCTGGGAATGATGGGTTGATCAGATTGAACCGTGGGTCGGATTCTGGGTCCAATGTTGTCGGAGATTCTGATGATGTTCCTGCTTCTTTGGATTGGAGGGCTAAAGGAGCTGTCACGGAGGTGAAAGATCAAGGCAGTTGTG GTGCATGTTGGTCATTCTCGGCCACGGGTGCGATGGAGGGTATTAACCAGATTGTGACGGGATCTCTTATTAGCCTGTCCGAGCAAGAGTTAATTGACTGTGACAAATCGTATAATAGCGGCTGCGAGGGTGGGCTGATGGACTATGCATATGAATTCGTGGTTAAAAATAAAGGTATCGACACTGAAGATGATTACCCCTATAAAGGTAAAGATAATACGTGCAACAACAATAAG TTGAAAAAACACGTTGTGACCATTGATGGATATACGGATGTACCCTCGGGCAATGAGAAGAAACTACTACAAGCGGTCGCGTCTCAGCCTGTGAGCGTTGGTATATGTGGCAGCGAGAGAGCGTTTCAGTTGTATTCCGGG GGGGTATTCACCGGGCCGTGTTCAACGGATTTAGATCACGCCGTGTTGATTGTGGGGTACGACTCTGAGAATGGCGATGATTATTGGATTGTAAAGAACTCGTGGGGAACGAGCTGGGGAATCAAGGGTTACATGTACATGCAACGTAACACCGGCACTCCGGAAGGGATGTGCGGGATCAACACGCTCGCTTCATACCCAATTAAGACGAGCCCTAATCCTCCTAGCCCTTCTCCCGGCCCCGGTCCTACCAAATGCAGCCTCTTCACTTTCTGTGATAGCGACGAAACCTGCTGCTGCGCTTGGAGATTTTTAGGCATATGCTTTTCGTGGAAATGTTGTGCGTCCGATTCAGCCGTTTGCTGCTCCGATGGTAAACATTGTTGCCCTAGCGACTACCCTATCTGCGATACAACCAGGAATATCTGCCTCAAG CAAAACGGCAATGTCACACTAGCGCTACGACACGGGACGACAGGCAGGCCTTCGAGCATCAAGGAGTATTGA
- the LOC116027314 gene encoding glucose-induced degradation protein 8 homolog isoform X2 → MDVSDSDVHNIVLSYLVHNCFKDTVESFIASTGMKQPDYCLEDMEKRKRIFNFTLEGNVLKAIEQTEQLAPDLLEKNKDLHFDLLSLHFVELVCSRKCTEALEFAQTKLAPFGKVQSYVEKLEDFMALLAYEEPEKSPMFHLLSLEYRQQVADSLNRAILAHANLPSYSAVERLIQQITVVRQSLSQEPGKEGNTPFSLKDFLKS, encoded by the exons ATG GATGTCAGTGACAGTGATGTCCACAACATTGTTCTGTCGTATCTTGTGCACAATTGCTTCAAAGACACCGTGGAATCATTTATTGCCAGCACGGGGATGAAGCAGCCTGATTATTGTCTTGAGGATatggagaaaagaaaaa GAATATTCAATTTTACATTAGAGGGTAATGTTCTGAAGGCCATTGAACAAACAGAACAACTTGCACCGGACTTACTGGAGAAAAACAAGGATCTGCATTTTGATCTATTGAGCCTTCATTTTGTTGAACTAGTATGCTCGAGAAAATG CACAGAAGCACTTGAATTTGCTCAGACAAAGCTAGCTCCTTTTGGGAAGGTCCAGAGTTACGTTGAAAAGCTTGAA GACTTCATGGCTCTGTTGGCCTATGAGGAACCAGAAAAGTCGCCCATGTTTCACCTACTCAGCTTGGAATATCGACAGCAGGTCGCAGACAGTTTGAATAGGGCAATCCTTG CACACGCGAACCTCCCCAGCTATTCAGCAGTGGAAAGGTTAATTCAGCAGATAACAGTAGTACGACAATCCTTAAGCCAAGAACCTGGCAAG GAGGGCAATACGCCCTTTTCATTGAAGGACTTCCTCAAGAGCTAG
- the LOC116027314 gene encoding glucose-induced degradation protein 8 homolog isoform X1: MMDVDPRQYETIDVSDSDVHNIVLSYLVHNCFKDTVESFIASTGMKQPDYCLEDMEKRKRIFNFTLEGNVLKAIEQTEQLAPDLLEKNKDLHFDLLSLHFVELVCSRKCTEALEFAQTKLAPFGKVQSYVEKLEDFMALLAYEEPEKSPMFHLLSLEYRQQVADSLNRAILAHANLPSYSAVERLIQQITVVRQSLSQEPGKEGNTPFSLKDFLKS, from the exons atgatggaTGTGGATCCCCGACAGTACGAAACCATT GATGTCAGTGACAGTGATGTCCACAACATTGTTCTGTCGTATCTTGTGCACAATTGCTTCAAAGACACCGTGGAATCATTTATTGCCAGCACGGGGATGAAGCAGCCTGATTATTGTCTTGAGGATatggagaaaagaaaaa GAATATTCAATTTTACATTAGAGGGTAATGTTCTGAAGGCCATTGAACAAACAGAACAACTTGCACCGGACTTACTGGAGAAAAACAAGGATCTGCATTTTGATCTATTGAGCCTTCATTTTGTTGAACTAGTATGCTCGAGAAAATG CACAGAAGCACTTGAATTTGCTCAGACAAAGCTAGCTCCTTTTGGGAAGGTCCAGAGTTACGTTGAAAAGCTTGAA GACTTCATGGCTCTGTTGGCCTATGAGGAACCAGAAAAGTCGCCCATGTTTCACCTACTCAGCTTGGAATATCGACAGCAGGTCGCAGACAGTTTGAATAGGGCAATCCTTG CACACGCGAACCTCCCCAGCTATTCAGCAGTGGAAAGGTTAATTCAGCAGATAACAGTAGTACGACAATCCTTAAGCCAAGAACCTGGCAAG GAGGGCAATACGCCCTTTTCATTGAAGGACTTCCTCAAGAGCTAG